A stretch of the Acyrthosiphon pisum isolate AL4f chromosome A2, pea_aphid_22Mar2018_4r6ur, whole genome shotgun sequence genome encodes the following:
- the LOC100570181 gene encoding SUMO-conjugating enzyme UBC9-B-like, whose translation MTFKDDYPFSPPKCRFEPPLFHPNVYPSGTVCSSLLDEKKGWRARISIREILLELQYLLNDPIIKNPAQAGAYHMYCENRLEYFNCVRAQARARSRAEE comes from the exons ATGACCTTCAAGGACGATTATCCATTTAGTCCACCAAAATGCAGATTTGAGCCTCCATTATTCCATCCCAATGTTTACCCCTccg GTACTGTGTGCTCATCACTATTGGACGAAAAAAAAGGTTGGCGTGCACGTATATCTATTAGGGAGATATTGTTGGAGTTACAATATCTTTTAAATGACCCCATCATCAAAAATCCTGCTCAGGCTGGAGCCTATCATATGTATtg cgAAAATCGTTTAGAATATTTCAATTGTGTTCGAGCACAAGCCAGAGCGCGGTCCAGAGCAGAagaatag